Part of the Marinobacterium rhizophilum genome is shown below.
GGCGTTCGCGGTTAACGAAGATGGCCACTGGGTCGTCGAGCACGTAGTCGTTGGCATAGCTAAGGTATTCCAGGCGCTCATCGGTGATATAGGCGCTGACCACGATATCCACCTGGCCGGCTCTGGCCTCGCGCAGACAGCGTTTCCAGTTGGCACGCACAGCCAGTTCCACGCTGTACCCGAGCTCGCCAAACAGGTGCTGCACCACGTGCGGTGCCACGCCTTTGAGCTCGCCGTCCTGATCCCAGGACAGGGGCGGGTAGATGGGATGGCCACAGGCGACAAGATTCTGCGCAAGCGCCGCGCCCGGCAGCACAAGGCCGGCAAACAGTGCCGTGGCGAGCCACCGCATCAGCTGCAATCGACGCTTTGGGGCGTGAACAGGTAGCCGGCGCCATGTACCGTAAGGATGAGCCGCGGGTCGGCGGGGTTGTCGTGCAACTTGCGCCGCAGGCGGCCAATCAGTACGTCTATGGTGCGGTCACTGGGTACCCATTCGCGGTTACGCATGCGGTCCATCAGCTGATCGCGGCTCAGGGTCTGGCCGACGTGGCGCATGAGGGTGGCCAGCAGCTGAAATTCACCTTCGGTGAGGGTGGTGCTGTTGTGCTGCGCGTCGATCAGCTGGCGACTGTCCATGTTAAGTGTCCAGCGGTCAAAGCTTTTCAGGTGTGCAGCCGGCGCGGCGGCAGTCTGGGGCTGCTGGCAGCGGCGCACCCGCCGGATAAGGTTTTTCCCCCGGGCGAGGATCTCACGGGGGTTGAAGGGCTTGGTGACGTAGTC
Proteins encoded:
- a CDS encoding response regulator translates to MSAVATVMVVDDDEVTRQCLSSYFEHEGFRVFCASTAEEAESLLGTEAIELVLLDIRLPGKDGLTLTRELRVGSEIGIILVTGRDDAIDRLIGLECGADDYVTKPFNPREILARGKNLIRRVRRCQQPQTAAAPAAHLKSFDRWTLNMDSRQLIDAQHNSTTLTEGEFQLLATLMRHVGQTLSRDQLMDRMRNREWVPSDRTIDVLIGRLRRKLHDNPADPRLILTVHGAGYLFTPQSVDCS